The sequence TCAAAACAGGATGGCTATCAACGATGTGAACTTAATAGAGCTCGACatttcctccactgtgaagattgGTCCAGGGGAGAAAATAAAACAGCCTTTATATATTTGCCGTTGAAACAAATACTTAAGAATGTACTGAGCACACATAAAACAAGGTGCTTTCCATTGTTACTGAATCCCATGAAAACAATTCATTTGTAATTGCTATTGTCATTAAACCAATCGAAGTGGGTTAAGGTTAGAGATGCAGGGCAATTACGTACGTTTCGATAATGCACTATTGTTATAACGTCAATTGCAGGAGGTTAAGGTTAAATGTAAATCAGCTGCATTGTAAGGTTAGGAGGCGGCGTTGGCCGACACACAGAATGGGGCTGTTCTTTGAACTAGAGAAGACATCTACACTTGCTCTTACAGTGTGAAGAATTTTTATTAGATAGCTCTCTGGTATCGAAAATCTCAATATTTAAGTATTTTCAAACGTTGACATGTAATGTTTCTATAGATGTGAAGTTTATTCTTTACATACAGCATTCACATTACATTTTTAAGCAAGCATTTTCTTTTTCCCGCTAGAGAAGATTCTCTGCTGGAACAAGACATCAATGACACAGGGTGCTCTCTCTAGCCTCCCAAAGAACTTATTAATTTATTCTATAACATTTTTAAAATCAAGTCGAGTATCACTCGAAAGTTAAAGATATAAAAAGCAAGACGTGAAGAATATATTAATATTCATAATTAAATCAAAATTTCTGCATTAGTGAATGGAGTCTTCGAGTTGTTGACTTGTTCCTTGATCTGTCAAAGTATAGAGAAGTTTACAAATTCTGAATGGCCTTGCGGGtaaaaaaaactgtaaaaaaGAATTCTCAACGTTCAGGAAAATTTGCACTATTCACCTCAATTTTAATCATTTGAAACTGTTACCAAATCTGATTGTTGACGTGACTTTCATTGTTGCAATTGCGTGAGTCAGACTACTTTAAATTAATTCTGCTTCAAGTGAATTACAGTTCTAAAGCCTGACAGACATCTTCAGTTGCAGCTGCAGAGCAGTGGGCGGAGTCACGGCTCCAAGGGCCTCCGTGCCATTGGGTGTGCCGGGAGCAGAGGCAGCCAATCACAGTTGAACAGTGGCAACTTCTTCCCAAGCCTACTTGAACTCCTTGCCAAATGTGCAGATGAGTTTTAGGAAAGTTTCGAGTTCGCAAAGTcaagttcccccctcccccaaaatAAGTCTATTTCAGATCGTATCTTCGCATCTACATCCTAGTTGTTAGAAACAAACCGAAGGAGGATTGCATAATGTACACCGCAGGACTCGCTCCGTATTACGCCAGTAATTTCAGTCTCTGGTCTGCCTACTGTTCGAATGGCTTGTTGGATTCGGTGAAGAAACCTTCCTTCTGTATCGCGGACATTCTGCATCTGAGCGACACCGAGAACATGCCGGCTGCCCTGCCAGGATCGTCGGCCGTCGTGGCTCACATGAGCGGACACCACAACATGCAACCCTCGGGCTCCCCTCTGCGCCCTACGCCCGTAGCCCCAGAGCATATGGGCGGCTTCGCTCAGAGACCTTCCCCGGCTTCTTCCTACCATCGAGCCCCGGCCATATGTACTTCTTCATCGCCCCGGATCCAGCTGGCAGCTGGTTCAGTGCAACAGCTTCCCGCGCTCTCCAGCAAGGACCTTAAATTCGGTATTGACCGCATCTTGTCCGCCGATACAGACTTTAAACTTAAGGAATGCAGCACTTTACGAGGTAAGGGAGGCTCGGACCAAACAGGCTGTTTAGCATCAATAGCAACGTTGAATCAAAATGACACGTTTTACAAGGTAAAATATATGACGAATAGATTTTGGGAAATTAATAGGAAATCTGGATTGTTCGCCGCGTTGGTTACACCATCACTTTTAGTCTCTGTTCGTTCAGTTTGTCTGTGGCTGTAAaaaggtgtgagtgtgtgtgtttgggatATAACGTTCGAAATAACAAGAGTCGGTCAACTGTACAATGAAGGTGCGTTTTCTCATTGCCATTATAAATTTCGATTGCTTTAATTGATATGGAAGTTCAGATGACGTGGCCAATAAGCAGATAAGATAGCCATCGTCTTAAGAATTAACAGAACTATATTTAAGACTACTTTAGAATGCAGCAACTTATCCACATACCCTGTTCCCCATTTGCTGTCGCAGATCTTACCTCTTTAATGGCCCCAAGTCGCCGGTCTGGACTCCACCTCTCCGTTCAGAGTTCCGCCAACCAGTTCTTTGCGTCGCTGGACCCTGGACTTGGTGAGCCTCCCTCAGTTTTGAACTCCAGAAGCTCGAACCAGCAACATTATCAGGATTCGTTTCCAGGTTAATAACTCAATTCGCCAATTTTTGCCGCAGATAACACACGCCTATTTGGTTACAAGATTCCAACATTAGAAGGTGGTTATTCCACAGCTAGTATTAAGTCTTGGGAAATGGCTAAAATGAATGAAGATAACTAGGGAAATGTCACCAACCGAAAAAAATGCGAGGGAATTACGCGCTTTTTATCGCATTTTCTGTCATATTTATTAAATTTTACGATTTATTAAAACAAATTAGAGTCCAGATATTTAAATTTGGCACAACTGAAACATACTGAATAAACAGCGATAAGCAGAGCTAGACGTGCGTTCAAAAACTATGCTCTTTCAGTATGCAGTAGTGGAACTGTCCAGCTACATATTTCAGATCCCGATTCACCAAAATAGCCAAAAGGCATTGCTAGTTCTATTTGTTGGCCTTTGGTAAACTTTAAGTTACGCATCACATTGTAAACATTTGTTGTTGTAGAAATAGGGAAGAACTTGCAACATTAACTCTGATGCTACGCTTTATTTTAACTAGCAGGGCCTTACGCCGTTCTAACGAAAGACACAATGCCCCAGACGTACAAAAGGAAACGATCTTGGTCCAGAGCTGTATTCTCTAATCTGCAGAGAAAAGGTCTCGAGAAAAGATTTGAGATTCAGAAATACGTGACTAAACCTGACCGGAAGCAGCTGGCGGCGATGCTGGGATTGACAGATGCACAGGTTAGTGGCTGTTGATGTTTAAACTGATCGGAAAACTTACCAGAACAAAAGTTTTATAAAAACTTGTTACAAAACCATTTGGAATAGAATTGTTTgggggggggatttttttttaaaaaaacggtGAGAAAATCGCAGCCAGTGCAGCAGTTGTGTAAAGAATCCAATTTACGCTGTGTACGCGTGGGTTGACGACCTCAACTTTATACCCACCATTTCAGTAGTATTAGAATGCAGTACTGTCTACACAATTAAAAGGTGCAACGTAGCTCTCTAGAAACTGCTAAATAGCGACACGCCGCTTTGAGTTAAAGCTCTTAGCACAGAGGAAGTGGTaacttgtgcaaaaaaaaagagggcAGCGTTTTGTAACGCGGGTGCGCGCAGAGACTGAAGCTAAAAGCAGGCTTGTGTTACAGCCTGAGCAAACAAATATACTAAACtttatcttaattttttttccttttcaaatttggGCGATTTTGCTCTTAGGTGAAAGTATGGTTTCAAAACAGGCGGATGAAATGGAGGCACTCGAAGGAAGCTCAGGcgcagaaggagaaggagaaagagcAAGTGGAGAAGGCCACCATTCCGGAGGAAGAGCAGCGAGTCAGGGAGAACCAGAGCGACAGCGAGAAAAGTGACTCCGAATCTACGGATATTAATGAGAAAGACATCGAGGGTAACAGCTCTGCAGATCATAAGACTACCGTCATCAGAGCAGGTCTCGGCCCCTTAAGTACTGCCGCACCACAGCAAAGCGTCTCACCAGTACAAAGTGTCCCAACATCTCCGTCGCAAGTTTTGCTATAAATGTGAACATTATTTTAGCACCCTTCCCCAACGGGATTACCACGACGTAAAGGACATTTCAGAAGATGAGAGTAAGTTATATTATTGCGAAAGGAAGGCGGAAAGTGATCATACTCAGCTTCCTACTTGTAAATTGCAAATATGTAAATATTGTTTGACACTTGAAATGGTATATTCTTGTTTATAAATCGCCTTTGAAAGTGAATGTTCTTGTATTTTAAGTTTTGATATTGATTTTAATTGCTTACTGTATACCCAGTTGGATTTTTAGAGGTACAGATTTATAAATACTCACCACCTCGTCTGAGCTATCACCTGTATTAACACTGAGAAAAACAGCCATTTCCTTTTTCCAGGTCTGTTCCAGTgatgtccaagatgtcctttcaATGCCAGCTGAATCAAAAGATTGCACTGATCGTAAATACATCTAATAAAATGGGTATACTGGTTTAAAGAACGCTTTGTTGTACTTGTTGGCTTTTAGCTATCTTGTGATCTAGCCAATATACAGGTTACCTGAATCCACGAGATGTATTAACATTTTAATAGGTGGTCGTACATCGGAATTCCTCGGGATAATCTTTGCGGCTCCTTACGGGTCATAACTACCATGTTAAAAGCATAATTTAAACAAATTAGCTAGATATTTTAATAGTAATAatgctttaattaccttggttaATCTTTCTCCTAGTACTAGAACAATCTACTTGCATAAGGCCCATCTCTATTCGACATGCAAACAGTAAAGCTGGAAAGCTTGCCTTGTGATTTCAATATCTGAAATATTTAATACCTGCACTAATAGATGTTGCATTCGTCCCATTTTAAATTTTTCGTGGGTGTGTTCCCGTGATAATTATATACTCAAGGCGATCggatattttccctttattttaacAACCATTTCCTTTCCGTTTAAAAAGATCTGAGGCGCCTTATCTTTAACTCCATCTCTGACAGCCTTGTCACCAGAGTGCTGTTTATTTAAATGGCTCTCGCCATCACCACTGTGGTTCTGCAGACTGAGTGCCGTGCGACTGGATGCGTTTCGAAGCGTCGGCGGTCTGCACCGAGCCTCTGTATCCGTCGGACTTGTAAAATGCATCGACGGCTCTGTTACTGCTCGCTGTTACATTCAAGTCAAACGCGTGCTGCAGCAGTGCCTTTAGGCTGAGTCGCGTGGAGTGGAATAAGTTAGCAGAAATTGCATCGATTCTGAAAATTTTATTTTAGAGCATAATGCCATGTAATGAATTGTATTATCTGTAGTTTGTAAGTTCAGCTAAATACTATTAACGCTATTTATTGATATTAACAATTTTCCACTCAAATGCTCAACCAAGAATAAAAACAAGCTGAACGGGTTTAAAACCCGGGTTAGGAGCAGTGATGCCCATGAAATACTTGTTATGACTTAAATTTTCGAATATATTTGCTACGAAATAAGAGCACTTGGAAAGTTAGTTTTCACAAAATATGAAAGTAACTAGTTGGCGTTTTTGGAACGGTGCCAATGTAAGTCACAGGTTCATTTGACGTATCGTGGACACGAGAGCAAAATTTGAAACTGTTGGAGTAAATCAAGCTGAATACCACTTTCTCCACCTACTTCATCTTTCGCAATTTCCCATGTTAAATTTGCAGAAGGAATACTGCTGCAGCTTTCTAATAATATAGCCTGACTCCATTTGGACCTTTCTGGTTCTTGGCCCACATGACTGTTGCCGAGTTCTGTCACCATGAGCGAAATGCTTGAGTGTACGATTTAGACACATTTGGATGGCAAGAGTTTTCTGCAACGTATGTTCCACAGGTCGAGTGAATTGTGCTCTAGCTGACTGACAACAAGCACGAATGTTTATTGAAATGACTAACCTGAGTGATCCAGTGAAGATGCACATTATAGACAGCAGAGTCATGATTTAAAATCATAGCTCAACAGTGCTGTTTACTTTCCACAAAGAACTTTGAATCCGTGGAAAACGTTTTTTTTTCGAATTTGAAACTGGTTTTAACAGActagttaacagatttcacaaaacTATAACGCGTTCAGCTGTTTTTCAAATGCCCATTGTTTTCGACAGAAATAATATCAACATTAAACGCAAATAGAAACAGAACATAATTAGAATATGCGCATGACTTTCAGTTCGCTGCAGCAAATTAATACTTTGGTCTCAGAACCACTTCAATGCACAACGTGTTCAAATTGTTTCTGCCAGTTTTTATGCTTTCTATAATTCTTTGTCTAATTGTTACTTAGAAACTACAAACAGCGCTCAAAGGACAACGAAAGGGATAGGAATAGGTACTCTTCCGTGTTTTGTTGTTATTGCAAAAATCatgcatttaaaaaaatgattggaAAAGATACCCTGTCCAACTTTGTTAATGCTATTGAATTTGAGCGGAAGAGGTATTACTGATGGCATCTCTTATGTTTCGGACACAAGATATGGCAACTTCATGTCGTACGGAGCTTCCTTTTGCTATAAAAGTCTCaatggaagtttttaaaatgagAAATTAACAATCggccaccccccctccccagcccacttccatgtccttcctagtGAATACTTCgccttttctttttttaaaaaagtaaatttaCGAGCTCCACATCAATTCAGGCACGCAGGATAACACCGTAGCTAGACTGTGTGCTTATCAGAACCGTTACCTGAAGGGTGACACGTATTCCTACAAGGCATTCCGGTAAAAAGACCTAACTCTGAATCTGAGCCTCGATATCTGGTACATAGAAACAAAAGGAACAAGGGCAAATCAATTCAGTAACAGAAGAAATTCTTTCCATAGTAGACTGCCCCTGTTAAATCCCCTTGGACTGGCTGGCGTCCACCAAGACAAATTGTTACATCTGTACTGTCAACTTTTGTTTCTCCAAGTAAATAAACGACATTATTGCTGTACAATGCTCATCAGGACTAATGGCCATTTACACCAAGCCTTTATTCACTCTTTAAAATAAACAGTTTATTAATATCAGGCTACAACAAAGGTCTTGCCAAGGCATATCGGTTTTGCTTGTAAACTTAAGTattggcagtgaggaggatgaaCGACCTATTTGAAACTGACCTTCGAACTAATACTAGCATTTTATGTAATATAGTGTATACAACTGGGACTTTCCAGGAAATGGAGAGAACAAAAGGATGTGTATAAATATAAAATCATTTCTATAAAGCTCACAATAAAATGCACAGGGTGTCAGACCGGATCTGAAAAGGGTTCCTCATAAAGGCACATTCCAGTTGAAGTAAATGCAGAAACTGTGTGTACATCAAACACCTAATTAATTCTGTTCGCATACTATGCTGCCAAGTCACACAATTAGTTGTCTTTATCGTTTTAAAACCCGCCGTTATTATTGATGATTATTTTAACATACCTCATAGAGATGACGCATAGAACAGATAACTTCCTATGCAGTACCTTGTCCCTCCTCGAGAAGGCCacttctgaaaaaaaactttaaatataCTTCAGCCAAAATATTCTCAGCAAATATCCACATTAAAAGCTCAGCGTGGAATTCTGTGTACTTCTAGTATTCACCATCTTTTAGTCTATTAGCACGAGGTTCaggagttggtggggggggggaggcattaTATAGCTACAACAATTAATTTATTCGGAGGATGGCAAATGCGGCAGACCAACTATTAGTTGAAACTGCATGTATTTAAGTGGAAATATTGCTGGTATAGAACGATATCTAACCAACAAATTTCGATGTTTTAACTAAAATTTATAGGTCAATGAGTAATAATGTTTTATATATAGAAACTACGAATACCTTTACTCCATCACTTGAATAATTTGTTGTAAAGTGATGGATATTATTATTACTTGATAGACTGATATCGTTCTTAAGGCAGCTGGGGCATTTTGACCTTTTGGTGGCACCGACATAGATCACAACATAACAGAGTGCCTGGCAGTGTTCTGGAATGATGCGTAGGTATTCAGATCGAGCCATAAACATGCAATTACCTTGCTGAGTTTGCCTTGGCATCGTGCTGTAAACAAATCTTCATTGTTATAGAAAGGCTCTTGTCTGATTGATGTGTGGTCCGCCCTCGCATCGCACACAAACAAACTACAACCATCAGATCCAGAAGAAAGTGGACTCTTCCTTAACCCTCTCCAACCACTGGTTGcgaaagagctgggaaatttcACAAGATGGTGGCTGGCAATCATCCTAATGAGCTCCATTAAGCTGATTATTGATCTCCAGCTCTTTCCGTGAGGTCTAGTTAGAGGGGGCGGGAAGCTCTCATGTGGGGATGACAGTGAGTCCAACCACCTGGCTAGTCCGAATACACATCGTTGACTTAACTCTACTAATTAGGATTTTATGGGTCAAATGGTGGCAATAGACCAAGAATTCAGTATTTCTTTTAAAGAAACAGGAACAGCTGGCAAACAACATTTTACGTTTTTTTTACGAATGCAAAAGAAATAGAGTATTTAACAGTATTTAATTTAATTGGACACTCTAGTAGGAATAGTTTCTGTACAAATGCATACTGGCCGTTAAAATTGTACTATGAATTAAAAGTAATTTCATAAAGGACAGAGATATTTAGAAATACATCCAATGCTTGGAAATATTGAAAAGAACTAATAATGCCACAGTTAAACAGTTAACACATATACAATTTTCTCTGTATATTCAATATAATGCAAATAGTTAAGGGCTTCGTTTTCTCCACTGTGGAAGCGTTGTGACGTTAGGCCTTTGGCTCGAATTATATTCGAGTCTGAAAATATAAAAtcctgcagatgttagaaacctaaaataaaaacagaatgtgCTGGTAATACTCATCAGGCCTGGTCGTATCTGTGGGAAAGGAAACAGAGCTAACATTTCAGACCGATGCCGAAGGAAATTCTTAAACCAGAAACGTTAAATCACAAACAACGGAAAAtccactgatgctggaaatccaggtaacGTTGACACGC comes from Mobula hypostoma chromosome 8, sMobHyp1.1, whole genome shotgun sequence and encodes:
- the hlx1 gene encoding H2.0-like homeobox protein isoform X1; the protein is MYTAGLAPYYASNFSLWSAYCSNGLLDSVKKPSFCIADILHLSDTENMPAALPGSSAVVAHMSGHHNMQPSGSPLRPTPVAPEHMGGFAQRPSPASSYHRAPAICTSSSPRIQLAAGSVQQLPALSSKDLKFGIDRILSADTDFKLKECSTLRDLTSLMAPSRRSGLHLSVQSSANQFFASLDPGLGEPPSVLNSRSSNQQHYQDSFPAGPYAVLTKDTMPQTYKRKRSWSRAVFSNLQRKGLEKRFEIQKYVTKPDRKQLAAMLGLTDAQVKVWFQNRRMKWRHSKEAQAQKEKEKEQVEKATIPEEEQRVRENQSDSEKSDSESTDINEKDIEGNSSADHKTTVIRAGLGPLSTAAPQQSVSPVQSVPTSPSQVLL
- the hlx1 gene encoding H2.0-like homeobox protein isoform X3 — encoded protein: MYTAGLAPYYASNFSLWSAYCSNGLLDSVKKPSFCIADILHLSDTENMPAALPGSSAVVAHMSGHHNMQPSGSPLRPTPVAPEHMGGFAQRPSPASSYHRAPAICTSSSPRIQLAAGSVQQLPALSSKDLKFGIDRILSADTDFKLKECSTLRDLTSLMAPSRRSGLHLSVQSSANQFFASLDPGLAGPYAVLTKDTMPQTYKRKRSWSRAVFSNLQRKGLEKRFEIQKYVTKPDRKQLAAMLGLTDAQVKVWFQNRRMKWRHSKEAQAQKEKEKEQVEKATIPEEEQRVRENQSDSEKSDSESTDINEKDIEGNSSADHKTTVIRAGLGPLSTAAPQQSVSPVQSVPTSPSQVLL
- the hlx1 gene encoding H2.0-like homeobox protein isoform X4; this encodes MYTAGLAPYYASNFSLWSAYCSNGLLDSVKKPSFCIADILHLSDTENMPAALPGSSAVVAHMSGHHNMQPSGSPLRPTPVAPEHMGGFAQRPSPASSYHRAPAICTSSSPRIQLAAGSVQQLPALSSKDLKFGIDRILSADTDFKLKECSTLRDLTSLMAPSRRSGLHLSVQSSANQFFASLDPGLGPYAVLTKDTMPQTYKRKRSWSRAVFSNLQRKGLEKRFEIQKYVTKPDRKQLAAMLGLTDAQVKVWFQNRRMKWRHSKEAQAQKEKEKEQVEKATIPEEEQRVRENQSDSEKSDSESTDINEKDIEGNSSADHKTTVIRAGLGPLSTAAPQQSVSPVQSVPTSPSQVLL
- the hlx1 gene encoding H2.0-like homeobox protein isoform X2; protein product: MYTAGLAPYYASNFSLWSAYCSNGLLDSVKKPSFCIADILHLSDTENMPAALPGSSAVVAHMSGHHNMQPSGSPLRPTPVAPEHMGGFAQRPSPASSYHRAPAICTSSSPRIQLAAGSVQQLPALSSKDLKFGIDRILSADTDFKLKECSTLRDLTSLMAPSRRSGLHLSVQSSANQFFASLDPGLGEPPSVLNSRSSNQQHYQDSFPGPYAVLTKDTMPQTYKRKRSWSRAVFSNLQRKGLEKRFEIQKYVTKPDRKQLAAMLGLTDAQVKVWFQNRRMKWRHSKEAQAQKEKEKEQVEKATIPEEEQRVRENQSDSEKSDSESTDINEKDIEGNSSADHKTTVIRAGLGPLSTAAPQQSVSPVQSVPTSPSQVLL